The Scheffersomyces stipitis CBS 6054 chromosome 5, complete sequence genome contains the following window.
AAAACGAACGAATACAAGGTGAGCCGATAAGACAATCAAAGTAGAAATAATACCGAGTAACAATATGAAAAACGAAATTGCGAATTCGGTGTTGGCATGAGCAGTGAAAACTATTGATATGAATGATTTTATGAAAAAACAAGAAGCCATCAAGTCTATACGGATGGTTTACAGGACATACATATAAAGCCAGATTCGAGTCAATTGTCGTCAGTAATCGACGTTTGACTGTTTTTAGCCAGCTTCTGGTTTAATGGTGCAACACCTACAAAATATAGTAGTACCCGGACGACTTGTGAACATTAACACTACATGAACATTAATATAAACTCGAATATACGATTTAGCAATAATACAATTGGCGTGGTAGAATAAGCAAACCCCTATGGATCAAAACGGCAGACAGCTAGATTATTAGTTCCCGCAACATAGGCCGGAGGGTATACCTGTGATGAACAACGGAAGTTGGCATGGAATAGATGAAAAAAGAGAATTtaatcaacaataacaataaaaATAAAGAAGTAATTGGACATATAAAAAGATGGTTGATAACATGAGGATGGCGATGGTGATGAGATCACATGATGTTGTCAAAAGACATTAATAATAACAAGGAAGCAACAAGAACTATAATTTGATCTCCTTTTGATGAACTGCTCCACAAACATATCCTTAATAAAGACCTGTTTGACTCTGGTGGAAGTTGCCCATTCGAAGAACTCTAGCTAAGCTTTACTCCACAAAGCCCAACTAAAGAACTCCTTAGCATCAGAACACAACCAGGCAATAGAATTTAGATTTGAGTCCACAAAAATAGCATCTGTGGCTATGACTGTGACCTGGCAAGAACTAAAGTTACTGCTAAATTCTGGTTCTGTAACTATTTCTGGTGGTAGTTCAGATAGCCATAATTCCCAACAGCATTTCCGTTGCCACTAGAAACTTGTCCAGTAGCAGAGCTAGTAGCAGCACCTCCAATCTGATTTGTAGATGTTCTTCTGGGATTACCAGGACCTCTGACTCCCAACGGGTTTTTGGAGAAGGACAATCTGATTCCTCCTTTTCCGTTACCTCCATTGGGTCTTGGCAATGCACGACCATACAACTCAGCTAATGCTCTAGTGGCATGTGCTACGTCTTCAAACTCTACAAAGCACATAGGACCATGGTTGTGGCCAGAGGTTCCAGAACTGCCAGAAGTCCCAGACGATTGGTTCTTCGTACGGAATGACAACCGACGGAACCCTTTCTGGGGCAGGAACAAGGCACGGAGCTCAGCTTCCGTTGCATCTGGAGGTAAATTACCGACGTACAAAGTATTACAAGGAGGATTCTGATCAGCAGGATTGGCTGGAGGAGGTACTCTGGCCAATAAAGACAAATCTGGAACATCCTTAGAGCCAGCTACAGCGCTCAGTCGAGGAGTAGTAGCACCTGGCTGAGGCTGTTGAGACTGTTGAGATTGTTGCTGTGAAGCTGGAAGCTGTTGTGAAAGCTGTTGAGCTTGCGATGGCTGAGAAGTAACAGCCAATTTTGCAGCCTGTGACACCTGGCTGGTTGCAGAAGATGTAACAGAAGACCCAGATAATGATGCTACATTTTGCAGAGATTGCTGAGGTTGTTGCCCTTGTTGAGATTGCACTTGCAGTTGTGGAGTTTGAGATGCTAATAAACCTGCTGCTGTTGGACCCTGGGGAGCAGAAGCTGGAGTTTGATGTGTCAAAAGTGAAGCAGCAGTTTGAGGAGCCACAGAAGGCTGTTGACCTCCAATGAGAGAAGAACCCTGTGGTGCCTGGGAAGAAGTCAAGCTATGAATAGGTGCTGGGTTACTGGTACCGGAACTGGTGAAGAAcgcagaagaagttcttctacGGTCAGCAGAAGCTGAAACAGATCCTGAAACAGAAGACCCCGAAGTAGCAGATATCGAACCATTCTGTGGATTGCTACCACTActattgctgttgctggtattattattgttgttgttggatgaTGCATTGGTTGGattagatgaagaatttgtCCATTCAAACGGAGCCGTCACATTTACTCCAGGAGTCTGAGGATTCGAGCCTAAAGGAACACCCGAAGAGGGGGCCTTGGCCGATGCAGAAGAATTGGATCCCCATGGATCTCTAACCAAGTTTTCGTACTCTCTGGCATCGTTGTGAGATTCCATCAACAAAATAGACTTACCAGACAAATCTGTCAAGTCTATGGttccagagccagaagcTGGGGGAGGAACCAGAGCATTTGATGCAGGTCCAGAAACAGGTCCAGAAGCGgcagcagaagagaaaggatCACTAAATACGAATCTCGATCTCTGGTTGCCTATAGACTGTCTCTTTTGGAAATTGTCAAAAGGCACAGAAGCTCCTGAAGCTCCAGTGCCAGAAGGACCACCAACTGCTTGCTGCTGGCCATTTACACCCACGGGACCGAGAGCTGGATTAGACGACTGGTGATGAAGCTGTGGGTGGTTTAAGTTTGGAGGAGATATGTTCGCATTTGATAATCTTAAAGAGTTGAATGCCGTAGAAGTATTGTGGATATTCTGGGGAGAACTCAAAACAGAAGAACTGCTATCGTATTCAACTTTCACAGGAGGATACTCGCTACCAAAGATGAACTTTCCATCTATCAATTTACCGGTCGTCAAACAAGTGTTTCCGTTCTTGAAATAGACGTAGATTTTGTAGTCTTTTACTTCGATTCCAAGTACTTCGTCAATCACCAACGAGAAGATAAGAGTCGCTTCTCTCTTGGACAAATCCGTGGGGATGTTGCCGagaaccaacaagttggaagtaGATGTTCCAGGATTAGCTGAAGGATATGTGCTATTGATGGCAGAAAGAAGTGGGGGACCATGAGGTCCAGCTACCAGAGGTTGCGCTGAAGTCCCTGAGATGGAACCACCAAGAGGTTGTTGATGCTGAGGatgctgttgttgatgctgttgctgatgctgttgctgatgctgttgttgttgatttgtTGGCAAGAGCGAGCCGTTAGAGGGCAAAGGGTGGAACTGGTGTATATTGTTTGGTTCAGACATAGCGGACATGTGATGACAATGTGATGTTTaaaataatgaaaatgataagTATGATAAGATTATGGCAGTGATAACTATTTGATTGAGTATGAAGTTATCAGTTCGAGTAATCAATAAAGAATATTATCAATAGTGATATGTTATGTTAATGATATATGAGTGATATGGTGTCAATGCTAGAGCGAGGATGAACGCTGACGTGCCCAGAGGGATGCGAGAGATGACTGTACAGAGTGGAATGACGTTGCTTGAGCTTTATGACTACGAATCTTCAGTATGATACTTGAAACAGATTCTGTAGAAATTACAATGAGTGCTGATTTGGGATTAAGAAGTGGTTTGAACTATTTCTTTAGATTTGAAAGATTTGTGATCTTATGCTATCTCTAAACTTCTGTAACTCTGCAAAGATATTTGTGACTCGTGGCTTGAattcttgatgaaaatATCAAAGGCAATATGAAGAATGGTGGATAGATGCTATCAATATTGAATACAACGCTAATTTTGAGATATTCGCTCTTTCAGTTCAGGATTTGTGGAGAGTTCCTTTATATATAATCCTTAGTATTCCTTATTGAATGATCTGGTGGTATGGGCGGGATTGATGGTTGTGGTTGGCTGGCCCAGACAATTGTGGGTTCTTTTGGATTTTCACCCGGATAGAATCGTGTTgatttttttcttttggCTACGAGACTCGGACGCGTGGTGGAGATGCGATTTGGAGCGCGTACGGCGAGCTGTGTACGATGGATGGACGCAGGCGATGAGATGGCTTTGGTTACggagaaagaaagagtaATCGGGATTCAAGACGCTGATGATAGTTGAtataattttttttgtaaCTTTTGGCTTTTGGCTAAAGGCAGGACAAAAAAACGGTCGGTATATACAGAAGTGCGGATGTGGCAGAACGTGTGGGAACTAGGGAGCGCTAGGGAGAGCTAGAGAGTTAGAGAGAGCAAAGGCCATAGCGAGAGCAGGAACTGTCCAGCTAGAGACACAGAACACGAGACTCTAACAAATAGAGGGTTATCTGATGGAACTATATGGCTCAGTTATGAGATATATTGGCGAGAAAACTGTGAAACAGCCCAAGGAGAATTAGGGGAACCAACGAGAAAAAAGACTAAATTTAGGGAGAGATTAGCGAGAGATTCCTAAGATTATCCAGAAGATGAGTCAGAATTACCGAGACGAAGAGATAAACAGAAGGGGGCTGTAAGAGCTTCAGATGGTTATCTTGTCAACTAAATGTGTTACCGATCGGCTAACACTGCCCGtatctgttcttctggCATCTATAGCCACGAAACACCTGGTGGTTACGCCCAATAGCTTGCCTGTTAGAACTGGCTAGCGAGAGCTCCGACTCGCACAACGGGGCCAAGTTCTTCCCCTACGAGACGCCAGCCTGTTTGTTCAGTAGCATTTCTCACTAATATTTCTCAGTAACATTTTCGTTTCGGCTGTTCTCTCGCTACAACCGCCACTAAACGTTAAGCACTTCTCTCACACTACACTTACCCACACACTCTCTGCCCACACTACTCCATTAAACCATGCCACACTCGCTCACAAAGTTGCCATTCTACACTAATTCTGTCTCTATCCTACACTAAGACTATTCAAATAGACTATTATTCACTGGTACCAGACCTACGCGGCAGTCCCACACTTACACCGCTGCCGCCACCACAACCCAGCCATTTGCCACCAGCAAAATTCACAAAAGCAGGAAATCCGTTTGACCCCATTTTTTTCTCCGGCTAGACTCTTTTTTCTAAGGTCTCCCCATTGTAGACCAGAAAAGTGTTAGAGTGCTGCGGTATGCAGGACAACATTTTCAGACTCGGTGACGGCCAGCCAATCATATCGCAGAACGCTCGACGCGTGCTAAGCGAAACCAGGTAGTGCACAGGCAATAGTGCGTGCACTTACCACACGTATGAAATTTACACAATGTCCTGAGTATACGCTGGCCCGCCTTTGCCACCAGGTCACGCGAGCTGGGCACCAAGTCAGTCATGCGATGGTTTGCACATGATATCGAACGTGATAGACTGCACCTGATCAATTGCACATGTATCAGAGCATGGATCAAGATAATGTGACTCCAACCTGCCATTTGGTGGCAGTATTTAAATCTGAAGAGGATCAGTGAATTATTTGTTCtttttatcttcttttctttaccaattcttctactctTGATACACATCTCGCTCTCATACTTTCTGTACATATAATCAACATACTACACTCCTACAACTGCGTGTATTACGTTTGGCCATTTATGAGCAATGCCCAGTATCTCTTATTCGTAGACTCTCCCATATCGACTTTTCCACATTTCGCCAGACCTGATACCACGTCTGAGACAGAGCTTGAGATCTCCATTCAACTGGCTTGATATCCTTGTTTAtcagtttcttgttgtatTCCCATTTTTTGCAGCTTTCACTGCTAAGTCAAATGACTGCATGCACTCCTTTATCAAATCTGTACCAACATTCAATTGAACAGTTATTCGATTTACAAAAAGTGTTCCTAGATTCACCTTTATAAAGCAATTGCGCTGATTCCAATACAGTAACTCACGATGACTGAAGATATTCTTGACACACAATCCTATGTCAACAACTCTTGTCTCCAGCtccttctccaagaactcGTGCCGACGTCGATTCGAGTGTCTCACAGACTCCACGATTCAACGTCTACCACAGGAGCTCTGTTAGCGAATCTGACAGAACCAACACAGGCCGACACACAGCTTTCATCGGTTCGAAATGATTTACCTGGAACGGTTAATGTTCTAGAGTCGTCTCTTCtcaacaacgacgaagTCACATTAAGAATAGAAACCTATGGATACAGTTTGGGGCTCAAGTTGGCTGAAGTGCTTCTCTATAAAAACACTACCAGTGGAACTAAGCTAGTGGATATATTGGATATTATGAAGTTCGTGTGTAGAGACGTGTGGAAATGTCTCTACAATAAGCAGATGGACAATTTGCGGACAAACCATAGAGGCACATTTGTATTGGTCGATAACAACTACAAGTTGattcagaaattgaacagTCCCAAAGGAATACACGACACTTTGGCTAAGAGCAGGGTATATTTGTGGCTACCTTGTGGAATCATACGAGGGATATTACTGAGTTTCGGCATTGAGCTGAACGTGACAGCTGAAATCACACTGTTTCCAGCCGTTACATTTAATATCCACACGGGCATCAACAATTAACAGCATTGCATCGAGCCGATGGGATAAGTCTTACAAGAGTCAAAGATAGCTTGATTCCAATCGAAAACGGCAGAGTTTAAGAAATTGCAAGTAATTGTAGTATTTCAACTCATACAGAAAAACATAATAGTCAACAAGTCTACACTTTCTGACTATACCCTGATTTATCAATACGCGTGCTCTCCATACATAGAATAACAGCGACTGTTACCTATATAGTCTCTTAACAAGTTCTAGTCGGTGGACTAGTTTTGGAGCTTCTTCTCGTGTGACACCACAGCGATAAAAGATGCTTGTGAATATCTTCATATCCAAAGAAAGCTCTCGTCCAAATGATGAACTACATTAGAAACATCTCATTCAATATTTACATGTAATGTCTCCTGTAGATATAGAATCTAACACCAATCGCCGATTCCATTTATATGATCGTCTCCTACATTTTTGGTTTTGTGTAAGGGTTCATCGCTCGAAATTCAACCCCAGATCTCAGAATTGTTTGGATGGATGCTCTTGAAGACTTTCAATTACGATTTCATCACACTTTAGAATGTCGTATATTGCTCCCCCAACAGTTCTCCGTATCAAGCGAAAACGTTTTCAAGACCCACTTCAAGCCTtggttcttgaagatcGTCGGGCAGCGAAGAGACTGAAACCATCTACACCAATCTCTTCAGCAGTAAATTCTCCCGTAGCGACTCCTACCAAGGTTCAATCGtcagagaacttgaactATATCTTTAAGTTAGCCAGAACAGATACTTTGGAGAACACTGCCAACGATGCTACTATTTTACAGTCTGTTTTGCTGGAAGCTGGCTTCCGTGATGAATCGCAACTAGAGCTGGAGAGCGCCCTAAACAATAGCAATAGtaacagaaagagaaagttcATCATTCCCATGAGGCAGACCGAAGAGGATGTGACGATTCCGAACGAGCTTTCAGACATGTTGAGTTCGTTCTTATCCGTGGGAAAAGAGAATGCGATTGCAAGCCCAGTAGCTAGAAAGAAGCGAACTCGaggaattgttgatgtgAGCAATGAGATACACGAGTCTTCAGAGACCCCAGAGATACCAGCAGTCAATGAGGCTTCcgcagaagaagagcaatCGGAATATGTTTATGATGTATATCAATTGACTTCTACTGAGCCGTTGACTACAGCTAACCATCCACAATCTCAGATTGGGTATATTCGCTTCtttgatgacgatgatgacTTCTACGAGTCTGACCAGGATGAAACCAATAAGCCTACAGTCTTCTCAGATGATGAGGATTCAAATGCAGAAGATTTCTACCAGAATGATTATCCTAGCGATGAAGATGCTGGGGCCTATAGCGAAACAAATTCATTTGAAGTcgaagacgacgatgaagaccaagaagatgaatatGGAATTATAGCAGAAGATGGTGTAAAATCAAACCACGACAATGATCTAGAATTGGCAGATGATGAAATCGAAGATTATGGTGAAATCGCCTatttagaagaagacaagtaCTATGTGGATACTACAACGttggaagacgaagatTTCAAACGGAACCGcttctttgaagacgatgaagacaacGAGTTGGCCATACACAGAGACAGGATATTTGGGCGTCTTGAGAAAATGATAAATGAAAACGATTAGCCTCATAATCGAAGATATTTGACAATATGATTTGATATCGTACAGAATATATTTACAGATctaatatacaaatatatacATATGGGCACGCTTAGGAGAAGAAATATCTGCTCTTCATTACTTCAGAGAGATCGAGTTCTCCTGTTGGTGGGCAATTCAAAATGGATACTGGAACTAGAACAGGGGTGAATTCTTTCCTGTTAAATGTTTTGGTAAGTTTCAGCTCCAAAGATGAATCGTACTGTTGAACGAGTTTGGGGTTATACCTTGATCTAAAATATAACGTAGGATTATGCTTGTCTAAGATTTTTTGGACACTTTGAGTTGATTCACGATTAAAAGGTTTGTCTCCAGTTGAATTGTCATTTGTCATTTGCCTGAGTTCATGATAAAGGATCTTATCTATCTTTGTTCCTCCACCATATGAAGAAATATCGTAAGTCTTTCTTAGTTCCTTTATTTCATCAACTAATTGTGCATTCTCTGCTCTATACACCCAGACCAACTGGAACGACTTAGACATTGTGTATAGCAAATCTTCACGTAGATTCTCTGCGATATTAGATGAATGGAGTCTTACGAATTCTTCTCTTAATAGTACGGAAAGCTCATCAACGTGGTTTGGATATGTCCAGAACGAATCATGCACTGAAACAAACGGGATATTGGCTTTCTTCGCCGCCACACACGTCATGAGCATATGAATGGAGTCAATTGAGTGTATGAAGTTTGGTGCAATGGCATTCATCtgctttttcttgttgattggAGCGATTTCTTGTGGCTTGTTAATGGATATCAGTTGCAAAGACGTTGGAATCACATCCAGTTTGCTATGCTTGTATAATTGCACAATGGGAAATCCAGAGAGGGAGGTCCACATCATTGGCTTGAATGAAGTATGGCTCGAGAATGATGGTATATTATTGGTTGTACTCTTGTGTCGGATAAAGTCTACAGTTTCCAAATCAAATGAGTTGATAGCCCTGAAGCAATTGTCAACCAACCAATCTTGAATTATTCTGGCACCACTAAATAACtcagaaattgaattcaaaacGTACTTCGATAGATACAAGGAAAGGGGCCGGCGGTATCTTCTTAATTTCTCAAGGAATTCCAAATCAATTTTTTCATCGTTGTGGAGCTTAATTTCGTGCTCCTGAATCAAGTCCTTGATTCGGAGGTAGATCTGTGAAGCTCCACCATATGTAGTTACACCATAAACAGTAGTCATCACAGTCTGCTTAATCAACTTTCTGTTGAGAATCTGCATAGCTATTGAAGATAGTTCAAAATTGCTATTGCTACTATCACTATTACCTTCTCCTGTGAGATCCTTTTGGACCTTTTCTATCacaatttgaagaacagaacTATAGACGTCTCCTCTTTGCAGTAAGTTTTCTTTATTGGGAACAATATTGACTGCTTCACCACCTGCTGTATCTGCACCTAATGCAGCATAATGTTGTAGACCGTTACACGATCCATCCTGATGAACTGGCATCCGGCTCCTGAACTCTTCTATTTTATTACCTTGTTCAACGTAATTATATGCTCGATTCAACTCAATACAAAGTGCCAATGTCTGCCACGGTTTATCTGCTTCCTTCCACCACAGATTCTTGCTCAAGGGATTTTCAGCTGATTCTCTTATAGATTCCAAATTCTCATCCACAAACTGAATTCTATTTTCAAATGACAACTTGTCCTTTCCAAACACTCCAGCAAGTTGGTACTTTAGCCAATTAAGACCTGTAGAACCCAAAGGTTGACTATGCCAAAACATCATTATACCTCGCACGGCgtcttcttgataatgaGTTAATAGAGAAGCCATAGGATAGGCGCGGCCCCGGAAGTCGACATTATGTGGCAAGAAGAGCATGTCTCCGTTTACATCGTAGCTATTAGCAACAACGTgaaccaagttgaacaatatcCGTTTAGTCTTGAGGTCATTAtagtcttcttgttcttctgttttTAGTACCTTTAAAGTGGGCGGAATTTTAAGAAATCCTTCGTCTAGTTTCATAACTTCATTGAATACTTGGAGCACTTCTGAGTTGATTGCCCAGGCATTACTTCCTAGGTAATTGAGTGCTTCGTAGGTTGAATTTAATTGTCCCGAAGAGTTGGCCCTATCAATATATTTCATTGATGTCTTAATGTCCGAAGAAGTGATTATTGGCTTCAAATCAAGCAAGTATCCACCATTGGTAGGAGATACCCATGGCTTGGGAGGGTACAACATTGGAAAATATAAAGATTTATTGAATGCGAGAGAATCGTAAATCTTGAACTGTTGATACAAGTACAGGTGAATTCTTAATATCCCCACAgttttctttccttctaAGGGAACTAATGTGGAATGAAACGAATCGAAATTATCATGGGAATCTTTCTTATAGTCACCTTCCACAtattgacgaagaagttgctgTGCTTGCACGAATTCCTCGAATTGCTGTGGAGGGATTTTGAACTTGCAATTGTGAATGAATATGTCGATCAAGGCTCCAATGAGTCTTGCAGCATCATTTTTgtcattgaaaaattctaaAAGTGTCTTCTTTACATTCGTAAATGATTTGTCTTTCATTAGCAATCGAGTGAATAAAGATAACAAGGATTTTGTTAAGGTAACTACTTTGACTCCACCTTCTTTAGAAGAGATTGTCATTGAGAGCATATTGGAAAGAAATAATGTCACTAAAGCTCTCTCGGGAATAAGTTCGAGATACGTGAGGTATTTAGTAAGtattttttcttgttcattaAGGTTAGTAGTAACAGAAACGGTCTTGAGTTTGCTCTTTAGTCTTTGTAATTCCTTAACATTGGATTCAAACCACGAATAGATCATTTTGGAATGAATAAGCTTGAAGTGTCCAATACTCTGTAATTCTCTACTTTTAGAAAGCTTCCCTTTGTTTTGGACATGTATGGAATCAAAGTTTTCTACCAAATCAAGACAGTTTGATTCAAGTATCATTTCTCTGgttttgttgaaatccAAATAGTTGTCGATGAAATCGGctctctctttctctgtcGAAAGAGAATCATAGATTTCAaacattttcaacttgtgaGAGTCGTTACTGTCATAGTTGGCAAATCTTGTGTAACCAATATATCTACAGAGATTCTCTAGACTGACATATCCATTGTCAtctttgaaattgtcaATGGCACTTGCTGCAAAGTTACCGCTGTCCACTTCAGCACTAACTCTTTCTACCCAAGGCAATTCCTTGGGTGTTAAGGAGTTAATCGCACAAATTCTATTCAACTTATCTAGCGTCTCCTTCTTCGTGATTTCCTGGGCTAGCTGAGATGGTTTGATATGGAAATTCTTTATTAGAGCCCCAGCATACTTAGCAATAGATTGCTGATATATCCCGCCATACTTTACTCCATCATCAAGGCTATTTACAACACATAGAACTAGTTTGGAGCGTATCTCTGTGCGTAATTGGTTCATCTCATTAGTTGCTCTATTTGCTTTGAACAGGTTTTCTACAGATTCAAACTCGTCAACGAGTAACTTAATATTCTGGATATGGACCTTTCCTTGAGAAATGAGATTGGATAGTAAAAGCAGAAAGCAAGAGTAATAATTCACTCTATGTATTGATGCCATCTTGACATCTGGAGTATTTATCTTATTTCGtaacttttcaagaagcttTCTTGACCGATTAAAGTCATTCTGCATCACTGACTGGAAAAAGCTATTGATAAGTATACTGGTATGAATATTCGGAGTTCGCTGTTCTTTTTCCTCGATAGAAATTTCTTTGGCTACATCAAAAGGTGaaatatcaagaacttctctCAGAAGTCGATTTGGAGATGGAACAAGTCCATTAGAGTAAGCTGAGGAGTTACTTTTCGGCACAGACACCCGGCTATTGTACCGCAAAAACGCTCGCCCAATTACAATGAGTCTCTTTGACTTTCCCACATGCATAGACTGGTCCCTTTTTGCTTATTTTGTAAGATTAAAATGAATATCTAAACCGGAATGAAAGTAATAGACTCTACGGATACAAAATTCCGGCATATGCATCTATAATAGACGCCTGCATTTAATAAAATAAATTGTCAATAATTAAAATGAGcaatcaaattgttgaCCTGCATATATATAGGTAGGTGAAAGATAAGCATTCGGTCGAGTTAACcaataatttttcatattctttCAGCAGTCCATTGATCCGCTTttattgtagatttctGAGGAGCTGGACGCCGCAGAAAATGAGAAGTGTTAGTATTACAAGAACCTCGGTTCGTTTTGTCTCGGATAAGGCATCTCGTTTTGTCCCTAAGTCTGGAGTGTATCCGCAAGGCTTTTCAGTGGGAGGAATCCACTGTGGAATCAAAAAAGATGGTAAATCACTCGATTTGGCCTTGTTGAGAAACgactttggaaaagatgcctctgctgctgctgttttTACCACCAATAAGTTCAAGGCTGCTCCTGTTCAAGTTTCGTCTAAGTTGATTAAAGAGAAGAAGGGTGTTGGTATCAACTCGATCATTATCAACTCTGGTAACGCCAACGCTGTCACTGGTGCCCAGGGGATGAAGGATGCCGAGGATATGATCTTAGTGACAGACTCGGTACTTGAAAATCCAGTCAACTCCACCTTGGTCATGTCTACTGGTGTCATAGGTAACAACTTGCCTATCGACAACATCTTGTCTGGTATTCCCAAGTTGGCTCTCAACAATTTGGGTAGCACCCACGAGCACTGGCTCACTTGTGCAACTGCCATTTGTACTACAGATACCTTCCCCAAGTTGGTTTCCAAGCAGTTTGAATTGAATGGACACACCTACACTTTGGCTGGGTTGGCTAAAGGTGCTGGTATGATCTGCCCCAACATGGCTACCTTGTTAGGATTCTTTGTAACTGATGCTCCTGTCACGCCTTCGGCTTTAGGCcaaatcttga
Protein-coding sequences here:
- the WHI3 gene encoding Protein involved in regulation of cell size putative RNA binding protein (Protein involved in regulation of cell size whi (Wee) mutants give small cell size putative RNA binding protein), with translation MSAMSEPNNIHQFHPLPSNGSLLPTNQQQQHQQQHQQQHQQQHPQHQQPLGGSISGTSAQPSVAGPHGPPLLSAINSTYPSANPGTSTSNLLVLGNIPTDLSKREATLIFSLVIDEVLGIEVKDYKIYVYFKNGNTCLTTGKLIDGKFIFGSEYPPVKVEYDSSSSVLSSPQNIHNTSTAFNSLRLSNANISPPNLNHPQLHHQSSNPALGPVGVNGQQQAVGGPSGTGASGASVPFDNFQKRQSIGNQRSRFVFSDPFSSAAASGPVSGPASNASVPPPASGSGTIDLTDLSGKSILLMESHNDAREYENLVRDPWGSNSSASAKAPSSGVPLGSNPQTPGVNVTAPFEWTNSSSNPTNASSNNNNNNTSNSNSSGSNPQNGSISATSGSSVSGSVSASADRRRTSSAFFTSSGTSNPAPIHSLTSSQAPQGSSLIGGQQPSVAPQTAASLLTHQTPASAPQGPTAAGLLASQTPQSQVQSQQGQQPQQSSQNVASLSGSSVTSSATSQVSQAAKLAVTSQPSQAQQLSQQLPASQQQSQQSQQPQPGATTPRSSAVAGSKDVPDLSLLARVPPPANPADQNPPCNTLYVGNLPPDATEAELRALFSPQKGFRRLSFRTKNQSSGTSGSSGTSGHNHGPMCFVEFEDVAHATRALAELYGRALPRPNGGNGKGGIRLSFSKNPLGVRGPGNPRRTSTNQIGGAATSSATGQVSSGNGNAVGNYGYSNYHQK
- the TRS33 gene encoding Transport protein particle 33 kDa subunit (TRAPP 33 kDa subunit); this encodes MTEDILDTQSYVNNSCLQLLLQELVPTSIRVSHRLHDSTSTTGASLANSTEPTQADTQLSSVRNDLPGTVNVLESSLLNNDEVTLRIETYGYSLGLKLAEVLLYKNTTSGTKLVDILDIMKFVCRDVWKCLYNKQMDNLRTNHRGTFVLVDNNYKLIQKLNSPKGIHDTLAKSRVYLWLPCGIIRGILSSFGIESNVTAEITSFPAVTFNIHTGINN
- the RPO32 gene encoding mitohcondrial RNA polymerase (go_function DNA binding; DNA-directed RNA polymerase activity~go_process transcription), whose product is RTPNIHTSILINSFFQSVMQNDFNRSRKLLEKLRNKINTPDVKMASIHRVNYYSCFSLLLSNLISQGKVHIQNIKLLVDEATNEMNQLRTEIRSKLVLCVVNSLDDGVKYGGIYQQSIAKYAGALIKNFHIKPSQLAQEITKKETLDKLNRICAINSLTPKELPWVERVTSAIDNFKDDNGYVSLENLCRYIGYTRFANYDSNDSHKLKMFEIYDSLSTEKERADFIDNYLDFNKTREMILESNCLDLVENFDSIHLSKSRELQSIGHFKLIHSKMIYSWFESNVKELQRLKSKLKTVSVTTNLNEQEKILTKYLTYLELIPERALVTLFLSNMLSMTISSKEGGVKVVTLTKSLLSLFTRLLMKDKSFTNVKKTLLEFFNDKNDAARLIGALIDIFIHNCKFKIPPQQFEEFVQAQQLLRQYVEGDYKKDSHDNFDSFHSTLVPLEGKKTVGILRIHSYLYQQFKIYDSLAFNKSLYFPMLYPPKPWVSPTNGGYLLDLKPIITSSDIKTSMKYIDRANSSGQLNSTYEALNYLGSNAWAINSEVLQVFNEVMKLDEGFLKIPPTLKVLKTEEQEDYNDLKTKRILFNLVHVVANSYDVNGDMLFLPHNVDFRGRAYPMASLLTHYQEDAVRGIMMFWHSQPLGSTGLNWLKYQLAGVFGKDKLSFENRIQFVDENLESIRESAENPLSKNSWWKEADKPWQTLALCIELNRAYNYVEQGNKIEEFRSRMPVHQDGSCNGLQHYAALGADTAGGEAVNIVPNKENLSQRGDVYSSVLQIVIEKVQKDLTGEGNSDSSNSNFELSSIAMQILNRKLIKQTVMTTVYGVTTYGGASQIYLRIKDLIQEHEIKLHNDEKIDLEFLEKLRRYRRPLSLYLSKYVLNSISELFSGARIIQDWLVDNCFRAINSFDLETVDFIRHKSTTNNIPSFSSHTSFKPMMWTSLSGFPIVQLYKHSKSDVIPTSLQSISINKPQEIAPINKKKQMNAIAPNFIHSIDSIHMLMTCVAAKKANIPFVSVHDSFWTYPNHVDELSVLLREEFVRLHSSNIAENLREDLLYTMSKSFQLVWVYRAENAQLVDEIKELRKTYDISSYGGGTKIDKILYHELRQMTNDNSTGDKPFNRESTQSVQKILDKHNPTLYFRSRYNPKLVQQYDSSLESKLTKTFNRKEFTPVLVPVSILNCPPTGELDLSEVMKSRYFFS